Proteins encoded together in one Neobacillus sp. FSL H8-0543 window:
- the cobA gene encoding uroporphyrinogen-III C-methyltransferase: MKGKVYLVGAGPGDPDLITVKGLRCLQQADVILYDRLVNPDLLLNAKEGAQLVYCGKLPQYHTMKQETINHFLVKYAKKGLLVVRLKGGDPFVFGRGGEEAEECAKHKVPFEIVPGITAGIAASAYAGIPVTHRTLSKSFAFITGHQAGDEAAEHRWSHLANAVDTICVYMGVSQLSTIMEKLIQGGKSAQTPIALIHWGTLSDQKIVVGTLETIEEQVKEAEISNPSMIVIGDVVHLHKKLNWFQDEIIPNLPVVHG, encoded by the coding sequence ATGAAAGGAAAGGTTTATTTAGTGGGTGCGGGTCCTGGGGATCCAGATTTGATCACGGTGAAGGGATTGCGATGCCTGCAACAAGCGGATGTTATCCTTTATGATCGGCTGGTAAATCCTGATCTCCTCTTGAATGCAAAGGAAGGTGCCCAACTTGTATACTGCGGGAAGCTGCCGCAATACCATACAATGAAACAGGAAACAATCAACCACTTTCTTGTAAAATACGCTAAAAAGGGACTACTGGTTGTCCGTCTAAAAGGAGGAGACCCTTTTGTATTCGGCCGTGGTGGGGAAGAAGCAGAGGAATGTGCTAAACATAAAGTTCCTTTCGAAATTGTCCCAGGTATTACAGCTGGAATAGCTGCTTCCGCTTATGCTGGGATTCCTGTTACACATCGTACCTTGAGTAAAAGCTTTGCTTTTATTACCGGACATCAGGCAGGAGATGAGGCTGCGGAACATCGATGGTCGCATTTAGCCAATGCCGTAGATACTATTTGTGTCTATATGGGTGTATCCCAACTTTCAACAATAATGGAAAAATTAATTCAGGGCGGCAAATCAGCACAAACGCCGATTGCACTTATACATTGGGGAACTTTAAGTGATCAAAAAATCGTCGTCGGAACTCTTGAGACGATTGAAGAACAGGTGAAAGAAGCTGAAATTTCCAATCCTAGTATGATTGTCATTGGAGATGTCGTCCATCTTCATAAAAAATTGAACTGGTTTCAGGATGAAATTATACCCAATTTGCCCGTCGTCCACGGATAA
- a CDS encoding sirohydrochlorin chelatase yields the protein MKAILYIGHGTRSKKGAEEAQSFFERVMERVDVPIQEISFLELTEPLIEEGFIRCVERGATTIEVVPLFLLAAGHIKQDIPQALSLLQEKYPQIEVNVKDPFGVQGGILDAVAELVRGSANRLKPQDRLLIVGRGSSDPGIHSDFAMIVTGIKKRLEIEHISVCYLAAAEPRFRKGLETISDCFDSGRVIVVPYLLFSGLLSTEVENEVRKRQKQGQQILHTGPLSRHRVIEDIVIERATT from the coding sequence ATGAAAGCAATTCTTTACATTGGCCATGGGACCCGTTCAAAAAAAGGTGCCGAGGAGGCTCAATCTTTTTTTGAACGGGTAATGGAGAGGGTCGATGTTCCTATACAGGAGATCAGTTTTCTTGAGTTAACAGAACCTTTAATCGAGGAGGGCTTTATAAGGTGCGTGGAAAGGGGTGCGACAACAATCGAGGTTGTCCCGCTCTTCCTTTTGGCAGCGGGACATATAAAGCAGGATATCCCTCAGGCACTGTCATTGCTGCAGGAAAAGTATCCTCAAATCGAAGTAAATGTAAAGGATCCTTTCGGTGTCCAGGGAGGAATTCTTGATGCTGTTGCTGAGTTGGTAAGGGGTAGCGCTAACAGACTAAAACCCCAGGATCGTTTACTTATTGTTGGAAGGGGCAGTAGTGACCCAGGTATTCATTCAGATTTTGCCATGATTGTAACGGGCATTAAGAAAAGACTCGAAATAGAGCACATATCTGTTTGTTATTTGGCGGCTGCTGAACCGAGGTTCCGTAAAGGGTTGGAGACAATCTCAGATTGCTTTGATTCTGGAAGGGTAATCGTCGTACCTTACTTACTATTTTCCGGTCTCCTTAGCACTGAGGTTGAAAATGAGGTGCGAAAACGGCAGAAACAGGGTCAGCAGATTCTCCACACAGGTCCGTTGAGCAGACACCGTGTGATTGAAGATATTGTGATAGAAAGAGCAACAACTTAA
- a CDS encoding assimilatory sulfite reductase (NADPH) flavoprotein subunit: MQLQVMNSPFDQEQTELLNRLLSTLTESQKVWLSGYVLGTAQVRVHAENLSSPNSNQKKDVTILYGSQTGNAQGLAKKVAKTLEGNGFQVNAMSMSDFKPNNLKKVQNLLILVSTHGEGDPPDKALSFHEFLHGRRAPKLTDLNFSVLSLGDSSYEFFCQTGKEFDARLEELGGTRLYPRFDCDLDYDEPAVEWLEGVLGSLREGQGESGAPALTTAPQAHTIQALEPEYSRTKPFQAEVLENINLNGRGSNKETHHLEISLEGSGLTYEPGDSLGIYPVNNQELVAALLEEINWNPEEVVTVNKQGDVFSLKEALTTYFEITILTKALLEKVAKLSENNRLLDLVSFENDTELKAYIAGRDLLDLVRDFGPWGVSAQEFVSVLRKIPARLYSIASSLAANPEEVHLTIGAVRFQAHGRDRKGVCSTFCADTLKPGDTVPVYIQHNENFKLPTDPNSPIIMVGPGTGVAPFRSFMQEREEMGAEGKSWLFFGDQHFVTDFLYQTEWQKWLKEGILTKMDVAFSRDTDQKVYVQHRMLEQSKELFEWLQLGATVYICGDEKNMAHDVHTTLLAIIEKEGGLSREQAEEYLTDMQQQKRYQRDVY; this comes from the coding sequence TTGCAACTTCAGGTAATGAACAGTCCGTTTGATCAGGAGCAGACAGAGCTCCTTAACCGACTTCTTTCAACTTTGACAGAATCACAAAAAGTTTGGCTGAGCGGCTATGTGTTAGGAACAGCACAAGTTCGAGTACACGCGGAAAATCTGTCCTCTCCAAACTCCAACCAGAAAAAGGACGTAACGATTCTTTATGGATCACAGACGGGTAATGCACAGGGTCTTGCGAAAAAGGTGGCAAAGACACTTGAGGGGAACGGCTTTCAAGTAAACGCCATGTCCATGAGCGATTTTAAACCGAATAATTTAAAAAAGGTTCAAAACTTGTTAATCCTCGTAAGCACGCATGGTGAAGGTGATCCGCCTGATAAGGCACTTTCTTTCCATGAATTTCTTCATGGCAGACGAGCACCTAAGCTTACAGACCTTAACTTTTCTGTTTTATCACTGGGGGACAGCTCCTATGAGTTTTTCTGTCAGACAGGAAAGGAATTTGATGCGCGGCTTGAGGAACTTGGCGGTACACGACTTTATCCTCGCTTTGACTGCGACCTTGATTATGATGAGCCAGCAGTCGAATGGCTAGAGGGAGTGCTTGGCAGTTTAAGGGAAGGTCAGGGAGAAAGTGGCGCACCAGCACTGACAACAGCACCACAAGCACATACAATTCAAGCGCTTGAACCAGAATACTCTAGAACCAAGCCTTTTCAAGCGGAAGTGCTAGAAAATATCAATTTAAATGGGCGCGGCTCTAATAAAGAAACCCATCATTTAGAAATATCTTTGGAGGGTTCGGGACTCACCTATGAACCAGGTGATAGTCTGGGGATTTATCCAGTAAATAATCAAGAACTTGTAGCTGCGCTTCTTGAGGAAATCAATTGGAACCCGGAAGAAGTGGTAACGGTTAATAAGCAGGGAGATGTTTTTTCATTAAAAGAAGCGTTGACTACTTATTTTGAGATTACAATTTTAACAAAGGCTCTTCTCGAAAAAGTGGCGAAACTTTCGGAGAATAATAGATTGCTAGACCTTGTATCATTTGAAAATGATACCGAGTTAAAAGCGTACATCGCTGGCCGTGATTTACTTGATCTGGTCCGTGACTTTGGTCCTTGGGGAGTCTCAGCGCAAGAATTTGTCTCAGTTCTCAGAAAAATACCTGCACGTTTATATTCCATTGCGAGCAGCCTTGCAGCTAATCCGGAAGAAGTGCATTTAACGATCGGTGCAGTCCGTTTTCAGGCACACGGAAGAGATCGAAAAGGTGTTTGCTCTACATTCTGTGCGGATACACTTAAGCCGGGAGATACCGTGCCAGTATATATTCAACATAACGAAAACTTCAAATTGCCAACAGACCCTAACTCGCCAATTATCATGGTTGGACCGGGAACAGGAGTTGCTCCGTTCCGCTCATTTATGCAAGAGCGTGAAGAAATGGGAGCGGAAGGAAAGTCATGGCTATTCTTTGGCGACCAGCATTTTGTGACGGATTTTCTTTACCAGACAGAATGGCAGAAGTGGCTAAAAGAAGGCATACTTACAAAAATGGATGTGGCTTTTTCTCGTGATACGGATCAGAAAGTATATGTCCAGCACCGCATGTTAGAACAAAGTAAAGAATTGTTCGAGTGGCTTCAGCTTGGTGCAACAGTTTACATTTGCGGCGATGAGAAAAATATGGCGCATGATGTCCATACGACTTTACTTGCCATCATCGAAAAAGAGGGCGGATTGAGCCGTGAACAAGCGGAAGAATATCTTACTGACATGCAGCAGCAAAAACGTTATCAGCGTGATGTATATTGA
- the cysI gene encoding assimilatory sulfite reductase (NADPH) hemoprotein subunit has product MVNRILKAPEGPPSDVEDIKERSNYLRGTLKEVMLEPLSAGIPDDDNRLMKHHGSYLQDDRDLRIERQKQKLEPAYQFMLRVRLPGGVATPNQWLVMDELAERNGNGTLKLTTRQTFQMHGILKWNMKNTIQDIHKSLLDTIAACGDVNRNVLCTSNPYQSEIHLEVYEWAKQLSSYLLPRTRAYHEVWLDEEKVASTPEVDEVEPMYGPLYLPRKFKIGIAVPPSNDIDVFSQDLGFIAVIEEGKLVGFNVAIGGGMGSAHGDKETYPQLAKIIGFCTPDKIQDLAEKVITIQRDYGNRSVRKNARFKYTVDRLGLETVLEELENRLGWRLAEARPFYFESNNDRYGWVKGIQGKWHFTLFIQNGRVADSNEYKLKTALREIAAIHNGDFRITANQNVIIANVTSHKKKKINELLEQYGLTDGKQHTALRRSSMACVAFPTCGLAMAEAERYLPVLLDKIEEIVDENGLRDKEITIRMTGCPNGCARPGLGEIAFMGKAPGKYNMYLGAAFDGSRLNKMYRENIGETEILSELRTLLSRYAKERQDGEHFGDYVIRAGIIKATTDGTNFHD; this is encoded by the coding sequence ATGGTGAACCGAATACTTAAAGCGCCAGAAGGACCGCCAAGTGATGTCGAGGACATAAAAGAGCGAAGTAATTATTTACGTGGAACACTTAAGGAAGTAATGCTGGAACCTCTCAGTGCAGGCATTCCCGATGATGATAACCGCTTGATGAAGCATCACGGTAGCTACCTTCAAGATGACCGGGACCTTAGGATTGAGCGGCAAAAGCAAAAGCTTGAGCCTGCGTATCAGTTCATGCTCCGGGTTCGTTTACCTGGAGGTGTAGCGACACCGAACCAATGGCTTGTCATGGATGAACTTGCCGAAAGAAACGGTAACGGAACGTTAAAACTAACCACACGCCAAACATTTCAAATGCATGGAATTTTAAAGTGGAATATGAAAAATACGATTCAAGATATCCATAAATCGCTTTTGGATACGATTGCAGCCTGCGGGGATGTAAATCGGAATGTTTTGTGTACCTCAAATCCATATCAGTCAGAGATACATTTAGAAGTATACGAGTGGGCGAAACAATTGAGTAGTTATCTATTGCCACGGACAAGAGCCTATCATGAAGTTTGGTTAGATGAAGAAAAAGTGGCGAGTACACCGGAAGTGGATGAAGTTGAGCCAATGTATGGTCCGCTTTATTTGCCGCGTAAATTTAAGATCGGCATTGCTGTTCCACCTTCAAATGATATCGATGTTTTTTCACAGGACCTTGGTTTTATTGCGGTTATTGAAGAGGGGAAGTTAGTCGGTTTTAACGTGGCAATTGGCGGGGGTATGGGAAGTGCACATGGTGACAAAGAGACATATCCACAGCTCGCAAAAATAATTGGCTTCTGTACACCAGATAAAATTCAAGATTTAGCAGAGAAAGTTATTACGATACAACGTGATTATGGAAATCGCTCTGTTCGAAAAAATGCTCGCTTTAAGTATACAGTTGACCGACTGGGGCTTGAAACCGTTTTGGAAGAACTAGAGAATCGACTAGGCTGGCGTCTGGCAGAAGCAAGACCATTTTATTTTGAAAGCAATAATGATCGTTACGGTTGGGTAAAAGGAATCCAAGGAAAATGGCATTTTACGCTTTTTATTCAAAATGGCCGTGTGGCTGATTCAAATGAATATAAGCTAAAAACGGCATTACGAGAAATTGCAGCTATTCATAATGGCGATTTTCGGATAACAGCAAATCAAAACGTAATAATTGCGAATGTAACAAGCCATAAAAAGAAAAAAATTAATGAACTGTTAGAACAATACGGTCTGACAGATGGTAAGCAACATACCGCACTTCGTCGCAGCTCGATGGCTTGCGTTGCATTCCCAACCTGCGGATTGGCGATGGCAGAAGCTGAACGATATTTGCCAGTTTTGTTAGATAAAATCGAGGAAATCGTGGATGAGAATGGTCTTAGGGACAAAGAAATTACTATCCGGATGACGGGATGCCCGAATGGGTGTGCACGCCCTGGACTTGGTGAAATAGCCTTTATGGGTAAAGCACCTGGAAAATATAATATGTATCTTGGTGCCGCCTTTGATGGCAGCCGTCTAAACAAAATGTACCGTGAAAACATTGGTGAAACCGAAATCCTAAGTGAGCTACGAACACTTCTTTCCCGCTATGCAAAAGAACGTCAGGATGGTGAGCACTTCGGTGATTATGTAATCCGTGCAGGTATAATAAAAGCAACCACTGACGGTACGAATTTTCATGATTGA
- a CDS encoding VanW family protein, with product MAMRRWVFMLLLIGSLIGLAGCSANKAKEQDLEKKVAELEKQLEQNQQAEEEAAKEDKEKEEQKPIVVNVLDPATKSSIKVINPIQLGFGSDYEKYKQEITKWARELAVGTETTPGYDRRMIPDRIDANGQVIKGTPRVILEESELVTKVLEASAKGGDVYLPLHVTESGYKPEDVALLDDVVVASFTTTFDPSITGRNKNIELSAQAIQNVIVGTGDIFSFNTTVGPSDAEHGYQPAQEIVNKQVVMGIGGGICQTSSTLFNAVDQLAVEYVEWHHHSLTVGYVPPGRDATVSYGGLDFRFQNTAGVPFLIQTIYGKDTLTVEVRTSAAYQSLLKKRS from the coding sequence ATGGCAATGCGAAGATGGGTTTTCATGTTGTTATTAATTGGAAGTTTGATAGGGCTAGCTGGATGTTCTGCAAACAAAGCAAAGGAACAGGATCTTGAGAAAAAGGTTGCAGAGCTCGAGAAACAGCTTGAACAAAACCAACAAGCGGAGGAAGAAGCGGCAAAAGAGGACAAGGAGAAAGAAGAACAAAAACCAATTGTGGTTAATGTATTAGATCCTGCCACAAAAAGTAGTATTAAGGTCATTAATCCCATTCAACTGGGGTTTGGTAGTGATTATGAAAAATACAAACAGGAAATAACCAAATGGGCAAGAGAGCTAGCGGTGGGTACCGAGACAACTCCCGGATATGACCGAAGGATGATTCCTGATCGAATTGACGCAAATGGTCAGGTCATCAAAGGAACACCAAGAGTGATTCTTGAGGAATCTGAATTAGTAACGAAGGTGTTGGAGGCTTCAGCCAAAGGTGGAGATGTCTATCTACCTTTGCACGTAACGGAAAGTGGCTATAAACCCGAGGACGTTGCTCTTTTAGATGATGTGGTCGTTGCTAGCTTCACAACTACTTTTGATCCAAGCATAACGGGTCGAAATAAAAACATCGAGCTTTCCGCACAGGCGATTCAAAATGTAATTGTGGGTACCGGAGATATTTTCTCTTTTAATACAACGGTGGGGCCGAGTGATGCGGAGCATGGATATCAACCAGCCCAGGAAATTGTGAACAAACAAGTAGTTATGGGGATTGGCGGCGGTATTTGTCAAACCTCATCTACTTTGTTTAATGCAGTGGATCAACTAGCTGTTGAATATGTAGAATGGCATCATCATTCCTTGACTGTTGGTTATGTGCCGCCTGGAAGGGATGCCACGGTTTCCTATGGAGGACTTGATTTTAGATTTCAAAATACCGCAGGTGTCCCATTTTTAATTCAAACGATATATGGAAAAGATACATTAACAGTAGAGGTGCGCACATCTGCCGCCTACCAAAGCCTATTAAAAAAACGCAGTTAA
- a CDS encoding cation-translocating P-type ATPase has protein sequence MWFTKSNEKVVAELNTDPLTGLTTIEAEKRLAAVGANVFTEHKKPSIFMLFFEQINSPLIYILIVAAVISVVVGEYSDAVIIVLVILLNSVIGVIQESKAEKALEELKKMTTPRAIVKRDGVIKEIPSEQLVPGDIVMLDAGRFIPADLRLIETVNLKIEESSLTGESVPVDKNANWQTENEISTADQYNMAFMSTVSTYGRGVGVVVGTGMKTEIGKIAGMLGNQKRELTPLQLKLAELGKVLGIGAVIISAVIFFIGFFQGRDVLDMFLIAVSLAVAAIPEGLPAIVTIVLALGVQRMIKRRAVVRKLPAVETLGAVSVICSDKTGTLTQNKMTVTTVFANDVYSPLGEIANHKDKENLFFEAMALCNDATVTDTEQTGDPTEIALVSAARKAGYDKQVLDQSYPRVFEIPFDSERKMMTTVQQQEGRYFVTVKGALESILPLTSSIMKNGVKIGFNPAESEKVKAQADAMSEEALRVLAIAYKEMDSAEEFTQDKLESKLILLGLTGMIDPPREEVKASIAQCKSAGIRTVMITGDHKKTAFAIAKELGIAKEESETLSGFELDSLSEYELNEIVKRIRVFARVSPEHKVKIVKALRANGEITSMTGDGVNDAPSLQQADVGVAMGLSGTDVAKGAADIVLTDDNFSTIVAAVEEGRNIYQNIKKSILFLLSCNLGEIITLFIAILLGWPAPLTAIHILWVNLITDTLPAISLGLDPDDPDVMKEQPRSIKESIFAHGSGTFTLINGLLIGLLTLFAFIAGLAFYTGAATLFGIDFAHIPKDALIHAQTMAFITLSISQLFHSLNLRSNHKSLFEVGLFTNKFLLASIFIGIGIQVAIVHIPLFNGIFEINALTLKDWLFILTLSLLPVIFNELWKAGKRIFHVPLERNSQKTSSY, from the coding sequence ATGTGGTTCACGAAAAGTAATGAGAAAGTCGTTGCTGAGTTAAACACAGATCCTCTTACTGGCCTGACGACGATTGAAGCAGAAAAACGTTTAGCTGCCGTTGGCGCAAATGTATTTACCGAACACAAAAAACCATCTATTTTTATGTTGTTTTTCGAACAAATTAACAGTCCCTTAATCTATATTTTAATTGTCGCTGCTGTTATTTCTGTTGTTGTTGGAGAATATAGCGATGCCGTAATAATCGTTCTTGTTATCCTGCTTAATTCGGTTATCGGTGTCATCCAAGAATCAAAAGCGGAAAAAGCATTAGAGGAATTGAAGAAAATGACCACCCCAAGAGCGATTGTCAAACGCGATGGTGTAATCAAAGAAATTCCCTCAGAACAGCTTGTACCCGGTGATATTGTGATGTTAGATGCAGGAAGGTTTATTCCTGCTGATTTGCGTTTAATTGAAACCGTGAATTTAAAAATTGAGGAATCATCACTGACCGGAGAATCGGTACCTGTAGACAAAAATGCAAACTGGCAAACTGAAAACGAAATATCCACCGCAGACCAATACAATATGGCCTTCATGTCAACCGTATCTACCTATGGCCGTGGCGTTGGGGTTGTAGTTGGTACGGGAATGAAGACAGAAATCGGAAAAATTGCAGGCATGCTTGGTAATCAAAAACGGGAACTGACTCCGCTGCAGCTAAAACTGGCCGAACTAGGAAAAGTCCTTGGCATTGGTGCCGTAATTATCTCAGCTGTTATCTTCTTTATCGGCTTTTTTCAAGGACGCGATGTGCTTGATATGTTTTTAATTGCTGTCAGTCTTGCCGTTGCAGCCATTCCAGAAGGACTTCCCGCAATTGTAACGATTGTCCTCGCGCTTGGTGTTCAACGAATGATTAAGAGGCGTGCAGTCGTGCGAAAGCTTCCTGCCGTTGAAACACTCGGTGCCGTGAGCGTCATTTGTTCTGATAAAACGGGAACTCTTACCCAAAATAAAATGACGGTGACAACCGTCTTTGCCAACGATGTGTATTCTCCCCTAGGTGAAATAGCTAATCACAAGGACAAAGAAAACCTATTTTTTGAAGCAATGGCTTTGTGTAATGATGCCACTGTTACCGATACGGAACAAACCGGTGACCCAACAGAGATTGCTCTTGTTTCAGCTGCAAGGAAAGCGGGTTATGATAAACAAGTCTTGGACCAAAGCTATCCACGAGTTTTCGAAATTCCATTTGATTCCGAGCGTAAAATGATGACTACTGTGCAGCAACAGGAAGGACGGTATTTTGTTACGGTAAAAGGTGCATTAGAAAGCATTCTCCCGTTAACTTCTTCTATCATGAAAAATGGCGTAAAGATTGGCTTCAATCCCGCTGAAAGTGAAAAGGTAAAAGCTCAGGCAGACGCAATGTCCGAAGAAGCGCTAAGAGTACTTGCAATTGCATATAAAGAAATGGATTCTGCTGAGGAATTTACCCAGGATAAACTCGAAAGCAAATTAATTCTCCTCGGTTTAACTGGGATGATTGATCCGCCGCGTGAAGAGGTAAAGGCGTCTATCGCTCAGTGTAAAAGTGCTGGTATCCGCACCGTTATGATAACGGGAGACCATAAAAAAACGGCCTTTGCGATCGCAAAAGAGCTTGGCATTGCAAAGGAGGAGTCTGAAACGCTATCTGGCTTCGAGCTAGATTCACTTAGTGAGTACGAGTTAAATGAAATCGTTAAAAGGATTCGTGTATTTGCCCGCGTTTCTCCCGAGCATAAAGTAAAAATCGTTAAAGCGCTGAGAGCAAATGGGGAAATAACATCGATGACCGGTGATGGTGTCAATGATGCTCCCTCATTACAGCAAGCGGATGTAGGAGTGGCAATGGGATTAAGTGGCACGGATGTAGCGAAGGGTGCTGCCGATATCGTGTTAACGGACGATAATTTTTCTACTATCGTCGCCGCCGTTGAGGAAGGCAGAAATATCTATCAAAATATAAAAAAATCGATTCTCTTTTTATTATCTTGCAATCTTGGGGAGATTATCACGCTTTTCATTGCCATCTTACTTGGTTGGCCTGCCCCGCTCACAGCTATTCACATATTATGGGTAAACCTTATAACCGATACACTCCCGGCGATTTCTCTCGGTCTTGACCCCGATGATCCAGATGTCATGAAAGAACAGCCGCGATCAATTAAAGAGAGCATATTCGCCCATGGTAGTGGTACTTTTACATTAATCAATGGACTGCTCATTGGCTTACTTACACTATTTGCCTTCATTGCCGGCCTCGCCTTTTATACGGGTGCTGCCACACTTTTTGGCATTGATTTTGCCCATATCCCAAAGGATGCCCTAATTCATGCTCAGACTATGGCCTTTATCACCTTGAGTATTTCACAATTATTCCACTCCCTTAACTTAAGGAGTAACCACAAATCCCTCTTTGAAGTTGGCCTTTTTACAAATAAATTTTTATTAGCATCCATCTTCATAGGAATTGGCATTCAGGTTGCTATAGTACACATACCGTTATTCAACGGTATTTTTGAAATTAATGCCTTAACATTGAAAGACTGGTTGTTCATCCTTACTCTTTCACTTTTACCAGTGATTTTTAATGAATTATGGAAAGCAGGCAAAAGAATTTTCCATGTACCACTGGAGAGGAATAGTCAAAAGACAAGCAGTTATTAA
- a CDS encoding universal stress protein: MKERILVAIDGSDNSLQALAEAVKLAEANPSKLYLVNVQPSFHTIHTRLFIGENMIREYQTELFEKAVEPAVQYLEGRDIDYVVLMKVGDPIYQICHLARDLNAKYIVMGSRGMGLIRGTVLGSVSSGVLHETEIPMLIIPQKVK, encoded by the coding sequence ATGAAAGAGCGTATTTTAGTTGCGATTGATGGGTCAGATAATTCCCTTCAGGCATTGGCCGAGGCGGTTAAATTAGCTGAAGCGAATCCAAGTAAACTTTATCTGGTAAATGTTCAACCTTCCTTCCATACCATTCATACGAGATTATTTATCGGAGAAAATATGATTAGAGAGTATCAGACAGAACTGTTTGAAAAGGCCGTAGAGCCTGCAGTCCAGTATCTAGAAGGCCGGGATATCGATTATGTCGTGTTAATGAAGGTCGGTGATCCAATTTATCAAATATGTCACCTCGCAAGAGACTTAAATGCAAAGTATATCGTCATGGGCTCACGTGGTATGGGTTTAATCCGAGGAACGGTATTGGGAAGCGTTTCTTCCGGAGTTCTCCATGAAACGGAAATACCGATGTTAATCATTCCGCAAAAAGTGAAGTAA
- a CDS encoding MerR family DNA-binding transcriptional regulator yields the protein MPVKKSEYIEYLISDLVEEFGISQRTIRYYEELGLLHPRRTAGNHRIYTKRDRARIKMILRGKHLGFSLQDAAALISLYDIDSTQIKQYEEGIKLAYHHLKEVRKRQKELELVEKDLVDAIKDAENKYMILKERGHQDE from the coding sequence ATGCCAGTAAAAAAGTCAGAATATATAGAATACTTAATATCTGATTTAGTAGAAGAGTTTGGAATTAGCCAGCGCACAATACGTTACTACGAGGAACTAGGACTGCTTCATCCTAGGCGGACCGCTGGAAATCATAGGATTTATACGAAGCGGGACAGAGCTAGAATAAAAATGATTTTGAGAGGAAAGCATCTCGGTTTTTCGCTACAAGATGCTGCTGCTCTTATTAGTCTGTATGATATTGATTCTACCCAAATCAAACAATATGAAGAGGGAATTAAGCTCGCTTATCACCATTTAAAGGAGGTGAGGAAACGACAGAAGGAGTTAGAGTTGGTAGAAAAGGATTTAGTGGATGCCATCAAAGATGCGGAAAACAAATATATGATTTTAAAAGAAAGGGGACATCAAGATGAGTAA
- a CDS encoding enoyl-CoA hydratase-related protein has product MSKKVVVNHQDGVTIITINRPDKHNCIDGETAQLLYEAWVDFREDDHAKVAILTGSGASFSSGADLKAIDTLGPKNQFDADFVYDGKGYLGFTRMTDIFKPTIAAVNGFCFAGGLEMAAWCDIRIAAADAEFGCLERRWNVPLVDGGTQRIPRIVGWGRGMDLILTGRKIDAATALDWGLVTEVVEPSNLLERAKELAFQMTTYPQGSLRSDKQAAVRGWGLPLEEALRIECQLGMPHTKSEETREGLTNFINRKG; this is encoded by the coding sequence ATGAGTAAAAAAGTCGTGGTCAATCATCAGGATGGAGTGACAATTATTACAATTAATCGACCAGATAAACATAATTGTATTGATGGAGAAACCGCACAATTGCTCTATGAAGCATGGGTGGATTTTCGAGAGGATGACCATGCTAAGGTTGCAATTTTGACCGGAAGCGGGGCATCGTTTAGTTCTGGTGCAGATTTAAAGGCGATAGACACGTTAGGCCCAAAAAATCAATTTGATGCAGACTTTGTGTATGATGGAAAAGGTTATTTAGGATTTACGAGAATGACTGATATTTTCAAACCAACGATAGCAGCAGTTAATGGTTTTTGCTTTGCAGGAGGATTGGAAATGGCCGCTTGGTGTGATATTCGTATCGCTGCAGCGGATGCTGAATTTGGCTGCTTAGAAAGACGCTGGAATGTTCCATTAGTTGATGGAGGAACGCAGCGAATTCCAAGGATCGTCGGTTGGGGACGCGGCATGGACTTAATTTTAACAGGAAGAAAAATTGACGCTGCAACGGCATTGGATTGGGGATTGGTTACAGAGGTAGTCGAACCTAGTAATCTATTAGAACGTGCAAAAGAGCTTGCTTTTCAAATGACTACCTATCCACAAGGGTCGCTGCGTTCGGATAAACAAGCGGCTGTAAGGGGTTGGGGACTTCCATTGGAAGAAGCATTACGTATTGAATGTCAGTTAGGAATGCCTCATACAAAAAGTGAGGAAACGAGAGAAGGATTAACAAATTTTATCAATCGAAAGGGGTAA